A stretch of the Leptospiraceae bacterium genome encodes the following:
- a CDS encoding ATP-dependent helicase, whose protein sequence is MAQITVHKNIFKMLSSLPATVQAKIPDILTTFQKDPYSTSLHLHSLKESMLDPKVHGIDFPNGYRGIVIKPEHGENFLLVYIDKHDVAYNWAKNKRFDVHEKTGSFQILDLKDIEIQKETLLSDSKQKYENKPKYILDNLSDNELFTAGIPKPLIPAIRSVKSDEELLSLVEYMPTECKQVLIALSSGMTVDEAIYEILGKDESKTEIVKDFPEINNPLNSDLILFDNEEEFKKILLASMEEWRVFLHPYQKNIVKKEMNGPMLINGAAGTGKTVCLIHRAIHLANKYKSDYPKILFTTFTGNLAIAIRHSIKKLNPELEKNIEIISLYNLARSICSSNQLHKAVLEPTEQESIWNNIIPNADNSYLPLTLEEIKKEYRVIVDSNGIDSEEAYLTVARTGQKPLKREDRKKLWAVFNHFQLELKNRNKFTPDGIIHEARLLVENQKYKSFTHILVDEIQDFSLESIRLVAALNKNSIGKTDTLTLAGDGNQRIYQKHFPLSRGGIETRGRSYRLKINYRTSEQIRKYADSILSGLDISDFEGDKVKQQGEQSYLSGPAPIIAHVKDSKSESIQIGKWVEELLKVHNFLAHEICITPYKKDIVQELTKKNISHIELKSKEDDPEDKIEGIRIGSMERIKGLEFRVIILACSEVSSLTDNPEILERAKYYVAATRARELLYLTLA, encoded by the coding sequence ATGGCTCAAATAACTGTTCATAAAAATATATTCAAGATGCTTTCTTCCCTGCCTGCCACTGTGCAAGCGAAGATTCCTGATATACTAACTACGTTTCAAAAAGATCCGTATTCTACTAGTCTTCATCTTCATTCTTTAAAAGAATCCATGCTTGATCCCAAAGTGCACGGAATAGATTTTCCGAATGGATACAGAGGAATTGTAATTAAGCCAGAACACGGAGAAAATTTTCTTTTAGTTTATATCGACAAACACGACGTAGCCTACAACTGGGCAAAGAATAAACGATTCGATGTGCATGAAAAAACAGGCTCTTTCCAAATCTTAGATTTAAAAGACATTGAAATTCAAAAAGAAACTTTGCTCTCTGATTCCAAGCAAAAATATGAAAATAAACCTAAATACATATTAGATAACCTATCGGATAACGAGCTGTTTACCGCTGGGATTCCAAAACCATTAATACCAGCTATCCGCTCAGTAAAATCAGATGAAGAATTATTGTCCCTTGTAGAATATATGCCGACTGAATGTAAGCAGGTTCTAATTGCACTATCAAGCGGGATGACTGTAGATGAGGCAATCTATGAAATATTAGGAAAAGACGAAAGCAAAACAGAAATCGTAAAAGATTTTCCAGAAATTAATAACCCACTTAACAGTGATTTAATCCTATTTGATAACGAAGAAGAGTTTAAAAAGATATTACTTGCTTCTATGGAAGAATGGAGAGTCTTTCTTCATCCCTATCAAAAGAATATTGTAAAAAAAGAAATGAACGGTCCTATGTTAATTAACGGAGCTGCAGGAACGGGAAAGACAGTTTGCCTCATTCATAGAGCAATTCATTTAGCAAATAAATACAAATCGGATTATCCGAAAATCCTATTTACAACATTCACTGGAAACCTCGCAATTGCCATTAGACACAGTATAAAAAAATTGAATCCTGAACTAGAAAAGAATATTGAAATTATTAGCCTTTATAATTTAGCTCGAAGCATTTGTTCTAGCAATCAATTGCATAAAGCTGTTCTTGAACCAACCGAGCAAGAATCTATTTGGAATAACATTATACCTAATGCGGATAATTCTTATTTGCCACTAACTTTAGAAGAAATAAAAAAAGAATACCGAGTTATCGTAGATTCAAACGGAATTGATTCGGAAGAAGCCTATCTAACTGTCGCTAGAACCGGACAAAAACCATTAAAGAGAGAGGATAGAAAAAAACTCTGGGCAGTATTTAATCATTTTCAATTAGAATTAAAGAATAGAAATAAATTTACTCCTGATGGAATTATTCATGAAGCAAGACTCTTAGTGGAGAATCAAAAATATAAATCGTTTACTCATATTCTAGTTGATGAAATTCAAGATTTTAGTTTAGAATCCATTCGACTCGTAGCAGCACTCAATAAAAACAGCATAGGAAAGACGGACACTCTCACACTGGCAGGCGATGGAAATCAGAGAATTTACCAAAAACATTTTCCGCTCAGTCGGGGTGGTATAGAAACGAGAGGAAGATCATATCGACTCAAAATCAACTATAGAACGAGCGAACAAATCAGAAAATATGCGGACTCTATTCTTTCCGGTTTAGATATTAGTGACTTTGAAGGGGATAAAGTCAAACAGCAAGGAGAGCAATCTTATCTAAGTGGACCCGCTCCAATTATAGCACATGTTAAGGATTCAAAATCTGAATCGATTCAAATTGGAAAATGGGTAGAAGAATTGCTGAAAGTTCATAATTTTTTAGCGCACGAGATTTGTATCACACCATACAAAAAAGACATTGTGCAAGAATTGACTAAGAAAAATATTTCTCATATAGAATTAAAATCAAAAGAAGATGATCCAGAAGACAAAATTGAAGGCATTCGAATTGGAAGTATGGAAAGAATTAAGGGACTTGAATTTAGAGTAATTATCTTAGCCTGTTCGGAAGTTTCTAGTCTAACGGATAATCCTGAGATCTTAGAGCGCGCTAAATACTACGTAGCCGCAACAAGGGCGCGAGAATTATTATATTTAACTCTCGCGTAA
- a CDS encoding PilZ domain-containing protein: MAEAKQLFNQSFTVFDAKKQKRKKARVRLSTPGSFYLNTHKHRVNNCHLVDLGTGGLTIQSGSILYIGDGITVEFELNNQKLRIPGVVARATGKDYVVRYDELPPFETDVIQDYIHKVFFRDDKGKEKK, from the coding sequence ATGGCAGAAGCCAAACAATTATTTAACCAATCCTTTACAGTTTTTGACGCAAAGAAACAAAAACGTAAAAAGGCAAGAGTTCGGCTGAGCACTCCTGGCTCCTTTTATTTAAACACGCATAAGCATAGAGTGAATAATTGTCATTTAGTCGATTTAGGAACGGGTGGTCTAACCATTCAATCCGGAAGCATTCTTTATATCGGTGATGGCATCACGGTAGAATTTGAACTCAACAACCAAAAGCTTCGCATCCCCGGAGTAGTCGCCCGCGCCACCGGCAAAGACTACGTTGTGCGTTACGACGAGTTGCCCCCCTTTGAAACCGATGTCATACAAGACTATATCCACAAAGTATTTTTTAGAGATGATAAGGGGAAGGAGAAGAAGTAG